In Nitrospira sp., one genomic interval encodes:
- a CDS encoding SDR family NAD(P)-dependent oxidoreductase → MNRSDPDLDSAEPRDGLEIAIVGMAGRFPGASDVAAFWRNLAAGIESVSELTARQLSEAGVDRQIAERPNYVRARAVLDGVDLFDAPFFGMTPKEAEITDPQQRLLLECAWETLESAGYDPFRYEGSIGVYAGSSTSGYLYHLFPRRVLLQSPAEMAAMLGVEKDSLATRVSYKLNLRGPSLAVQTACSTSLVAVHLACQALLSGECDMALAGGVSVTVPQTVGYLYQEGGIVSPDGHCRTFDAKAEGTVGGSGVGLVLLKRLQEALADGDYILAVIKGSAINNDGASKVGYTAPGVEGQAQVIKAAHVAAGVEADSISYVEAHGTGTPMGDPIEVVALTAAFRESTARTGFCAIGSVKTNIGHLDAAAGIAGLIKTVLALVHRQIPASLHFTAPNPAIQFSTTPFYVNTTLRSWVGGSFPRRAGVSSFGLGGTNAHVVLEEAPAQSRRQASEGRRWRLFTLSARSKEAVDRAAARLAEYVAEAPESDLDDVAYTLQQGRRAFAYRRWVVASTIDEVRQGLQSPLLLSGSAGPVGEARQVAFMFSGQGSQYPHMGRALYEQERTFRQQVDDCATLLARQLGRDIRQVLFPTSPGDAELIHRTAMTQPALFVLEYALARIWMAWGLSPVAMIGHSIGEYVAACLSGLFSLEEALAIVALRGRLMQDLPSGGMVAVPLTEAEVRPLLGEGLDLAAVNAPTQCVVSGPDALLNAFEDDLAAGGIKVRRLATSHAFHSAMMEPMLARFSSFLSSIRFRDARIPWISNLTGTWIRPDEATDPAYWVRHLRGTVRFSDGLRTLLEGQPPVLLEVGPGRTLQTLAQRQPAAGTVPVLASIGGREQEESAGLLMTLGSLWGAGVPVDWSALQGARPGRRVPLPTYPFERQRYWLEPRPDKEAVPAPDRRSDPSQWFYQPSWRRSALVTKGGAQDDGHWVLFVDDVQRETLLFAQLTPLVRSVTIARPATEFVRQTDGSYGVRPDSREDHDSLRRDLAERGINPRRIVQAWTLDGEWADGSSEARIEAAQVRGFLHLVLLAQVFGEPRATRPSLLVLTQGLHDVAGDERVCPERATLLGMALVMPQEYPGLSCRLLDLDRTAFEPPFADRWGERLVAEANTIAGEGVVAYRGGHRWVRTFESLRVGTGNENQSVLCERGVCLITGGLGGVGLRVADYVARSRQARLVLVGRSQPTAEQQKAVAELERFGSEVLLCRADVADRAQMETVLNEARRRFGGIHAVVHAAGVAGGGLLALKTAQAVWDEFRAKMLGAAVLDELFRKEPLDLFLFCSSLTAVVGGVGQSAYCAANAYLDALAQAGRKEGRRMLSVNFDRWRHVGMAVKAEAVLRTLGADEAELDGMTEAESREVVRRLFEGLELAQVVQSIRDLPAVIASVGQAMPSSAALRPQAMGETEGCEGLETQLAGLWRQVLGTGQVERQRDFFELGGESLSALQLLNRVQELYQVEVPLREFYSAPTVVGLAAKIRAAQAAGRRDDGGIVPVPRATRRLRGVSA, encoded by the coding sequence ATGAACCGTTCAGACCCGGACCTCGATTCAGCCGAACCGCGTGATGGGCTGGAGATCGCCATCGTCGGCATGGCCGGCCGGTTTCCCGGCGCCTCCGATGTCGCCGCCTTTTGGCGCAACCTCGCGGCGGGAATCGAGTCGGTTTCGGAACTTACCGCCAGGCAACTGTCGGAGGCCGGTGTCGACCGGCAGATCGCCGAACGCCCGAACTATGTCAGGGCGCGCGCCGTGCTGGATGGCGTGGACCTGTTCGATGCGCCCTTTTTCGGCATGACGCCGAAGGAAGCGGAAATCACGGACCCCCAACAACGCCTCCTCTTGGAGTGTGCGTGGGAAACCCTGGAGAGCGCCGGGTACGACCCCTTCCGGTACGAAGGGTCGATCGGAGTCTATGCCGGATCGAGCACCAGCGGGTATCTCTATCATCTGTTTCCGCGTCGGGTCCTGCTCCAATCACCCGCCGAGATGGCGGCCATGTTGGGGGTGGAGAAGGACTCGCTCGCGACGCGGGTCTCGTACAAATTGAATTTGCGGGGTCCGAGCCTGGCGGTGCAGACGGCCTGTTCCACCTCGCTGGTGGCGGTCCATCTGGCCTGTCAGGCCCTGCTCAGCGGCGAATGCGACATGGCCTTGGCGGGCGGTGTGTCCGTGACCGTGCCGCAAACGGTCGGTTACCTCTACCAGGAAGGAGGCATCGTCTCGCCGGACGGTCACTGTCGAACCTTCGACGCCAAGGCGGAAGGTACGGTCGGCGGCAGCGGAGTGGGGCTCGTGCTGCTCAAGCGGCTGCAGGAGGCCTTGGCCGACGGCGATTACATCCTGGCGGTCATCAAGGGGTCTGCGATCAACAACGACGGAGCCTCCAAGGTCGGGTACACGGCGCCCGGCGTCGAAGGCCAGGCACAGGTGATCAAGGCAGCCCACGTGGCGGCGGGGGTGGAGGCGGACTCAATCTCCTATGTCGAGGCCCATGGGACCGGCACGCCGATGGGCGATCCCATCGAAGTAGTGGCCCTCACCGCGGCCTTTCGGGAGTCGACCGCCAGAACGGGCTTCTGTGCGATCGGCTCGGTGAAGACCAACATCGGCCATCTCGATGCCGCGGCCGGCATCGCCGGTCTGATCAAGACGGTGCTCGCCCTGGTCCATCGGCAAATTCCCGCCAGCCTGCATTTTACGGCCCCCAATCCTGCCATCCAATTTTCGACGACGCCGTTTTATGTGAATACAACCTTGAGGTCGTGGGTGGGAGGTTCCTTCCCGCGGCGGGCCGGCGTGAGTTCGTTCGGCCTCGGCGGCACCAACGCTCACGTCGTGCTGGAAGAGGCGCCGGCGCAGTCCCGTCGCCAGGCATCCGAGGGGCGACGCTGGCGTCTGTTCACCCTGTCGGCTCGATCGAAGGAGGCGGTGGACCGTGCCGCCGCTCGCTTGGCCGAGTACGTGGCCGAGGCGCCGGAATCCGATCTGGACGATGTGGCCTACACGCTGCAGCAGGGACGTCGAGCGTTCGCCTATCGGCGGTGGGTGGTCGCGAGCACGATCGACGAGGTACGGCAGGGACTCCAGAGCCCGCTCCTCCTCTCCGGTTCTGCCGGACCGGTCGGCGAAGCCCGCCAGGTGGCCTTCATGTTTTCCGGACAGGGCTCGCAATATCCGCACATGGGACGGGCGCTGTATGAACAGGAACGCACGTTCCGGCAACAGGTGGATGACTGCGCGACCCTCCTGGCTCGGCAGCTCGGGCGGGACATTCGACAGGTCCTGTTCCCCACCTCGCCCGGTGATGCGGAACTGATCCATCGCACGGCGATGACCCAACCAGCGCTGTTCGTGTTGGAATATGCCCTTGCACGGATCTGGATGGCCTGGGGCCTCTCCCCCGTCGCCATGATCGGCCACAGTATCGGGGAGTATGTCGCCGCCTGCCTCTCGGGGCTGTTCTCGCTGGAGGAGGCACTCGCGATCGTCGCCCTGCGCGGTCGGCTCATGCAGGACCTCCCTTCCGGAGGGATGGTTGCCGTTCCGCTGACGGAAGCGGAGGTCCGGCCGCTGCTCGGTGAGGGGCTGGATTTGGCCGCGGTCAATGCGCCGACGCAATGCGTGGTGTCCGGTCCCGACGCACTGCTCAATGCCTTCGAGGACGACCTGGCCGCCGGCGGGATCAAGGTGCGCCGGCTTGCGACCTCCCATGCCTTCCACTCCGCCATGATGGAGCCGATGCTTGCGCGCTTCTCGTCGTTTCTGTCGAGCATCCGTTTTCGTGACGCGCGGATCCCCTGGATCTCCAACCTGACGGGAACCTGGATCAGGCCGGACGAAGCAACCGATCCTGCCTACTGGGTCCGCCACCTTCGCGGCACCGTCCGGTTTTCCGATGGATTGCGGACCTTGCTGGAAGGGCAACCGCCGGTACTCCTGGAAGTGGGGCCCGGCCGGACGCTCCAAACCTTGGCTCAACGGCAGCCCGCCGCAGGCACCGTTCCCGTCCTGGCCTCGATCGGCGGGCGGGAGCAGGAGGAGTCGGCCGGTCTGTTGATGACGTTGGGATCGTTGTGGGGCGCAGGCGTGCCGGTGGACTGGAGTGCTCTCCAGGGAGCACGTCCCGGCAGGCGCGTGCCCTTGCCCACCTATCCGTTCGAGCGGCAGCGTTATTGGCTGGAACCGCGGCCGGACAAGGAGGCCGTTCCCGCCCCCGATCGCCGCTCCGACCCCTCGCAGTGGTTCTATCAACCGTCCTGGAGACGGTCGGCGCTTGTGACGAAGGGCGGGGCGCAGGATGACGGCCACTGGGTACTGTTTGTCGATGATGTGCAGCGCGAAACCCTGTTGTTTGCGCAACTGACGCCGCTGGTGCGGTCGGTCACGATCGCGCGTCCGGCAACCGAATTTGTCCGTCAAACGGATGGCAGTTACGGAGTGCGTCCGGATTCACGCGAGGATCACGACTCGTTGCGGCGGGATTTGGCGGAGCGAGGCATCAATCCGCGCCGGATCGTCCAGGCCTGGACGCTCGATGGGGAGTGGGCCGACGGATCTTCGGAGGCGCGCATCGAGGCGGCCCAGGTACGCGGATTTCTCCACTTGGTGTTGCTGGCACAAGTTTTCGGAGAACCGCGGGCGACGCGGCCTTCTCTGCTTGTGCTCACCCAAGGCCTCCATGACGTGGCCGGCGACGAGCGGGTCTGTCCTGAACGGGCGACGCTCCTGGGCATGGCGCTGGTCATGCCGCAGGAATATCCGGGCCTCTCCTGCCGTCTGCTCGATTTGGACCGGACGGCATTCGAGCCGCCCTTCGCCGATCGATGGGGCGAGCGGCTGGTGGCTGAAGCGAACACGATTGCTGGTGAGGGAGTGGTGGCCTATCGGGGAGGGCATCGGTGGGTACGGACCTTCGAGTCCTTGCGAGTGGGAACTGGAAACGAGAATCAATCGGTCTTGTGCGAGCGAGGCGTCTGCCTGATCACCGGCGGATTGGGCGGGGTCGGCCTGCGCGTGGCGGATTACGTCGCGCGAAGCAGACAGGCTCGCCTGGTCTTGGTGGGGCGGTCGCAGCCCACGGCTGAACAACAGAAGGCGGTGGCCGAGCTGGAACGGTTCGGCAGCGAAGTGTTGCTGTGCCGGGCCGATGTGGCGGACCGCGCACAGATGGAGACTGTGCTCAACGAGGCTCGCCGACGATTCGGTGGCATCCATGCCGTGGTCCACGCGGCCGGCGTGGCGGGAGGCGGCCTCCTGGCGCTGAAGACGGCCCAGGCTGTCTGGGACGAATTCCGCGCGAAGATGCTGGGTGCCGCGGTCCTCGACGAGTTGTTTCGGAAGGAGCCTCTGGACCTCTTCCTGTTCTGTTCCTCCTTGACCGCCGTGGTCGGAGGGGTCGGCCAAAGTGCGTACTGCGCGGCAAATGCCTACCTCGATGCCCTGGCGCAGGCGGGACGCAAGGAAGGGCGGAGGATGCTCTCGGTGAATTTCGACCGGTGGCGCCATGTCGGGATGGCCGTGAAGGCCGAAGCCGTCCTGAGGACTCTAGGTGCCGATGAGGCTGAATTGGACGGCATGACGGAGGCAGAGTCACGCGAGGTGGTCCGCCGCCTGTTCGAAGGGCTGGAGCTTGCGCAGGTGGTGCAGTCGATACGCGACTTGCCGGCCGTGATCGCCTCGGTTGGGCAGGCGATGCCCTCGTCCGCCGCCCTGCGACCGCAGGCCATGGGAGAGACGGAGGGATGCGAGGGCCTGGAGACGCAACTCGCAGGCTTGTGGCGACAAGTCTTGGGCACAGGGCAGGTGGAACGGCAACGGGATTTTTTCGAGCTTGGCGGCGAATCCCTCAGTGCCCTTCAACTCCTCAATCGCGTGCAGGAGCTGTATCAGGTGGAGGTGCCCTTGCGCGAGTTTTATTCCGCTCCCACGGTGGTCGGGTTGGCGGCAAAGATTCGTGCGGCCCAGGCCGCTGGAAGGAGAGACGACGGCGGCATCGTCCCCGTGCCCCGCGCGACACGCAGGCTTCGAGGTGTCTCGGCTTAG
- a CDS encoding amino acid adenylation domain-containing protein, with the protein MTRSHSCTYHTLLDVLRRRAADTPSKRAYTYLRDGEQDEQSWTYGELDRQARAVAAVLQAAGAEGRRALLLYPPGLDYLAAFFGCLYAGVVAVPAYPPQRQRGLPRVRAILADAQAAYALSTSAITQALERIITKGETYDDLAALRWIDSDLVEPGAERDWVEPQLTADSLAFLQYTSGSTGNPKGVMVTHANLLHNQRLIQESFGHTAEDVIVGWLPLYHDMGLIGNVLQPLYLGASCILMSPVHFLQKPARWLSAITRYRATTSGGPNFSYDLCVRQVTEAQRASLDLSAWAVAFNGAEPVRAATLDRFSDRFQDCGFRRRAFYPCYGLAEATLLVTGGTKGEGARTFSYGAASPAGREDRLLVSCGRSRAGQTIRIVHPESGIGCPDGEVGEIWVGGPSVAQGYWRKEQESEETFHACLAQSGEGPFLRTGDLGLLREGELFVTGRLKDLIIIRGRNHYPHDIERTVEESHPALRPGGCAAFSISEEDEERLVVVQEVEPRAQGLDVPAIAATIRQAVAQAHELSIAAVVLIKAGSLPKTSSGKVQRGLCRTQFLDRALATVGTSCLETYSGDIAVAEGNSAGEVDYVARLGADLVAIWSNVLNRPIVRPQDDFFALGGDSLRGLQMVARLQEVRGVEVPLDALFEHSTLAAFTTFVATCSPTPACSTHDPIQLVSRDGILPLSFSQERFWFLDQLSPGSSINNIPVALRLKGPLDRDALCRALNEIVRRHEVLRATFVSIAGRPTHVIAPELTLTLPIAHSTARTKAEREEEIVRAVRAEACRPFDLATGPPIRCCLFRLDEEDHVLSLTLHHIVADGRSMEVLRRELAALYEAFKENRDSPLPKLLLQYVDVAAWQRQQAGGAEEHRQLDYWRGRLDGVPPLLTLPWDFTRPAVQGHRGARYAWTIPAAVVGRLQEVGARYRATPFMLLLAALGILLSRYSRQTDFCIGTPVANRRRRETDHLIGCFVNTVALRMDLSGDPPFPSLLEQVRRTVLEAQAHQELPFERLVDALGLARDLGHTPLFQVMLVLEDNPTEAGRLGDLEASRLDVSTQTSAFDLTLELVRKSDESLDAVVEYSTDLFADDTIARMAGHLQELVRRIVTAPDARLSGWPMLSIAEQASALADGRGPRTAPPQESCLHRLIEARVKRVPDAVALEGTRTAVTYDSLNRMANQLARYLRLQGVGPDVPVGLCVDRSLEMAVGLLGCLKAGATYVPMDPSYPLEHRAAILRDAQPRLLLTQRRHIGTLPPQAPPAFALDDEWAAAAVLPDHDLESGPHPDSLAYLLYTSGTTGRPKGIGIPHRALANHGLATAEAYGLAPSDRVLQFASVSFDVAAEECFPTWLAGGTLVLRSDEPVPAYGDFLAFLRERNVTVVNLPTPYWAGWAEELERTTSPLPPSLRLVIVGSEKAQPDDLRRWQRMAGPCAWCNAYGPTEATITASIYRPSASVEPTALRTVPIGRPIANVELYVLDPHLQPVPVGVPGDLYIGGAGLARGYHRQPALTAEQFVPHPFSSDRGACLYRTGDLARRRSDGNVEFLGRRDEQVKIRGFRVELREIECHLRAHPQVKDVRVFLRSDASGDWPALLAGLGGEEQERMVRDIEALSVQEAQWLYDLESDAEQRRKTVIQRKPEFEVFLKINKDEFLTPPRANQRNWLLRRALDEFSDDLLALDEVSKRFVSGSDRTDIANTWVDSQAEYRPSELIIEGQQVMQDWEAPLMKAMADIVTERQGDVLEVGFGMGISATSIQAGRPRSHTIIECNREVMRAFDEWARRYQGRDIRLVQGRWQDVVDEIGPFDGVFFDTYPASEAEFEEAVINSINFAEGFIPVAAKLLRPGGVFTYYTNEIDSFSRRHQRFLLKHFGSFTLSVVRSLLPPDDCHYWWADSMAVVKAVK; encoded by the coding sequence GTGACACGGTCTCATTCCTGTACGTACCACACATTGCTCGACGTGCTGCGCAGGCGCGCGGCGGATACGCCGTCCAAACGGGCCTATACGTACCTGCGCGACGGAGAACAGGACGAGCAGAGTTGGACCTATGGCGAATTGGACCGGCAGGCCAGAGCGGTCGCCGCCGTCCTGCAAGCCGCCGGGGCGGAGGGCCGGCGTGCCCTATTGCTGTATCCGCCTGGTCTGGACTACCTGGCCGCGTTTTTTGGTTGTCTCTACGCCGGGGTGGTGGCGGTGCCGGCCTACCCACCGCAACGACAACGGGGCCTGCCGCGCGTGCGAGCGATCCTCGCGGATGCGCAGGCTGCCTATGCCCTGTCGACGAGCGCAATCACGCAGGCACTCGAGCGCATCATCACCAAAGGGGAAACGTACGACGACCTCGCGGCTCTTCGATGGATCGATAGCGACCTTGTCGAGCCTGGCGCCGAACGCGATTGGGTTGAACCGCAGCTGACCGCCGACAGCTTGGCGTTTCTCCAATACACCTCCGGCTCGACGGGAAATCCCAAAGGCGTCATGGTCACGCATGCCAACCTCCTGCACAACCAGCGTCTGATTCAGGAGTCTTTCGGCCATACGGCGGAGGATGTCATCGTTGGGTGGCTGCCCTTGTATCACGACATGGGATTGATCGGAAACGTCTTGCAGCCGCTCTATCTCGGCGCCTCCTGCATCCTGATGTCGCCGGTGCACTTCCTGCAGAAGCCCGCGCGCTGGCTCTCGGCTATTACGAGGTATCGCGCCACCACCAGTGGTGGACCGAACTTTTCCTACGATCTCTGTGTGCGGCAGGTGACCGAGGCGCAACGGGCGTCCTTGGACTTGAGTGCTTGGGCCGTCGCGTTCAACGGCGCGGAGCCTGTGCGCGCCGCCACCCTCGACCGCTTCTCGGATCGGTTCCAGGACTGCGGCTTCCGCCGCCGCGCCTTTTATCCCTGTTACGGGTTGGCGGAGGCGACGCTTCTAGTCACGGGGGGTACGAAGGGGGAGGGCGCGAGGACGTTCTCGTATGGGGCGGCATCACCGGCCGGCAGAGAGGATCGTTTGCTGGTGAGCTGCGGCAGGAGTCGAGCAGGCCAGACGATCCGCATCGTCCACCCCGAATCCGGAATCGGGTGCCCCGATGGGGAGGTCGGCGAGATCTGGGTCGGCGGACCCTCTGTGGCCCAGGGCTACTGGCGAAAGGAGCAGGAATCCGAAGAGACTTTTCACGCCTGTCTGGCGCAGAGCGGGGAAGGGCCTTTTCTCCGAACCGGAGACCTCGGGTTGCTCCGCGAGGGGGAGTTGTTCGTCACCGGCCGGTTGAAAGACCTCATCATCATCAGGGGCCGCAACCACTATCCTCACGACATCGAACGGACGGTCGAGGAGAGTCATCCGGCGCTCCGGCCGGGAGGCTGCGCGGCCTTCTCGATCAGCGAGGAGGACGAGGAGCGGCTGGTCGTGGTGCAAGAGGTGGAGCCGCGGGCCCAGGGACTCGACGTTCCGGCGATCGCGGCGACTATCCGGCAGGCGGTGGCCCAGGCACATGAGTTGTCGATTGCCGCCGTCGTCCTGATCAAGGCGGGGAGTCTCCCAAAAACTTCCAGCGGCAAGGTGCAGCGCGGGCTCTGCCGGACACAATTTCTCGACCGGGCTTTGGCGACGGTGGGCACATCGTGCTTGGAGACATACTCGGGAGACATTGCTGTTGCCGAAGGGAACTCGGCAGGCGAGGTCGACTATGTAGCTCGGCTTGGCGCGGATCTCGTCGCAATTTGGTCAAACGTCTTGAACCGACCCATCGTCCGTCCGCAGGACGATTTCTTCGCCCTGGGCGGTGATTCCCTGCGAGGTCTCCAGATGGTCGCCCGTCTGCAGGAAGTCCGGGGTGTCGAGGTTCCCTTGGACGCCCTGTTCGAACATTCGACCCTCGCGGCCTTCACCACCTTCGTCGCCACCTGTTCGCCGACTCCTGCCTGCTCAACCCATGACCCGATTCAGCTCGTCTCGCGCGACGGGATACTGCCGCTGTCGTTCTCGCAGGAGCGGTTCTGGTTTCTCGATCAACTCTCGCCGGGAAGCTCGATCAATAACATTCCCGTCGCCTTGCGGCTGAAAGGTCCTCTCGATCGGGACGCCTTGTGTCGGGCGCTCAACGAAATCGTTCGGCGCCACGAGGTCCTGCGGGCCACCTTTGTCTCGATCGCCGGCCGCCCGACGCACGTGATCGCACCGGAGCTCACCCTCACGCTGCCGATCGCCCATTCGACCGCTCGAACGAAGGCGGAGCGCGAGGAGGAAATTGTGCGCGCCGTGCGGGCGGAGGCCTGCCGACCGTTCGATTTGGCTACCGGTCCCCCCATCCGTTGTTGTCTCTTCCGGTTGGATGAAGAGGACCATGTGCTTTCGCTGACGTTGCACCACATCGTGGCGGACGGCCGCTCGATGGAGGTGCTCAGGCGTGAACTGGCGGCGCTCTACGAGGCGTTCAAGGAGAACCGGGATTCACCGTTGCCGAAGTTGTTGCTGCAATATGTCGATGTCGCGGCCTGGCAGCGGCAACAGGCTGGCGGAGCGGAAGAACACAGACAGCTCGACTATTGGCGGGGCCGTCTGGACGGAGTGCCGCCGCTGCTGACCCTGCCCTGGGACTTTACGCGCCCGGCCGTTCAAGGGCATCGAGGTGCGCGTTACGCGTGGACGATACCAGCGGCTGTAGTCGGTCGGCTGCAGGAGGTGGGGGCCCGTTACCGAGCGACGCCGTTCATGTTGCTCCTTGCGGCCCTTGGTATTCTGCTGTCGCGCTACAGTCGCCAAACCGATTTCTGCATCGGGACCCCGGTCGCCAATCGCCGGCGGCGTGAGACGGACCACCTGATCGGCTGTTTTGTCAATACCGTCGCGCTCCGTATGGACCTGTCCGGAGACCCGCCGTTTCCCTCATTGCTGGAACAAGTGCGCCGGACCGTCCTGGAGGCGCAGGCGCATCAGGAGCTTCCCTTCGAGCGACTGGTTGATGCCTTGGGGCTGGCAAGGGATCTCGGCCACACGCCCCTCTTTCAAGTCATGCTGGTGTTGGAAGACAACCCGACGGAGGCCGGTCGGCTGGGAGACCTCGAAGCCTCCCGCCTGGACGTCAGCACCCAAACCTCGGCGTTCGACCTGACGCTGGAACTGGTGCGGAAATCGGACGAAAGTCTAGACGCCGTGGTCGAATACAGCACGGACCTCTTCGCCGACGATACCATCGCGCGGATGGCCGGGCATCTGCAGGAGCTGGTGCGTCGAATCGTCACGGCCCCCGATGCGCGCCTGAGCGGCTGGCCGATGCTCTCGATCGCCGAACAGGCGTCGGCGCTCGCCGACGGTCGAGGCCCGCGGACAGCCCCGCCGCAGGAATCCTGTCTCCATCGCCTGATCGAAGCGCGGGTGAAACGGGTGCCGGACGCAGTCGCGCTGGAAGGGACTCGCACCGCCGTCACCTATGATTCGCTCAATCGGATGGCCAACCAACTCGCACGGTATCTGCGGCTGCAAGGCGTCGGACCGGATGTGCCGGTGGGACTCTGCGTGGACCGTTCGTTGGAGATGGCCGTCGGGCTATTGGGATGCCTCAAGGCGGGGGCGACCTACGTACCCATGGACCCGTCCTATCCCTTGGAGCACCGCGCCGCCATCCTCAGGGATGCGCAACCGCGCCTGTTGTTGACCCAGCGCAGACACATCGGAACCCTCCCCCCGCAAGCCCCTCCGGCCTTCGCGTTGGATGACGAGTGGGCGGCGGCCGCCGTCTTGCCCGACCATGATCTTGAGAGCGGTCCCCATCCAGACAGCTTGGCCTACCTGCTCTACACCTCCGGAACCACCGGACGGCCGAAGGGCATCGGCATTCCCCATCGCGCCTTGGCGAACCATGGCCTTGCGACGGCGGAGGCCTACGGCCTCGCTCCCTCGGACCGTGTGCTGCAGTTTGCGTCCGTGAGTTTCGATGTGGCGGCGGAAGAATGTTTCCCGACTTGGCTGGCCGGCGGCACGTTGGTGCTGCGCTCCGATGAGCCGGTTCCCGCCTACGGTGATTTCTTGGCCTTCCTGCGGGAACGAAATGTGACGGTCGTGAATTTGCCGACGCCCTACTGGGCGGGTTGGGCGGAGGAACTCGAGCGGACGACATCGCCGCTCCCTCCCTCCTTGCGCCTGGTGATCGTGGGAAGCGAGAAGGCCCAGCCCGACGATCTGCGTCGCTGGCAACGGATGGCCGGTCCTTGCGCCTGGTGCAATGCCTACGGCCCGACCGAGGCTACGATTACCGCGAGCATCTATCGCCCGAGTGCGTCGGTGGAACCGACCGCCTTGCGCACCGTTCCGATCGGTCGGCCGATCGCGAATGTCGAACTGTACGTCCTCGATCCGCATTTGCAGCCGGTGCCGGTCGGTGTTCCCGGCGATCTCTACATCGGCGGTGCGGGGTTGGCGCGCGGGTATCACCGGCAGCCGGCACTGACCGCCGAACAGTTCGTCCCGCATCCCTTCAGCTCCGACCGCGGGGCGTGCCTCTATCGGACCGGGGATCTCGCCCGCCGCCGATCCGACGGCAATGTCGAATTTCTCGGGCGGAGAGACGAGCAGGTCAAGATCCGGGGATTCCGCGTGGAACTCCGCGAAATCGAATGCCACCTTCGTGCCCATCCGCAGGTGAAGGATGTGCGGGTGTTTCTGAGATCCGACGCTTCCGGCGATTGGCCTGCGCTTCTGGCCGGGCTGGGCGGGGAGGAGCAGGAGCGGATGGTGCGGGACATCGAAGCCCTATCGGTTCAGGAAGCGCAGTGGCTCTATGACCTGGAGTCGGATGCCGAGCAACGGAGGAAGACGGTGATTCAACGCAAGCCGGAGTTCGAAGTGTTCCTCAAGATCAACAAAGACGAGTTTCTGACGCCGCCGCGCGCCAACCAGCGCAACTGGCTGCTGCGGCGAGCGCTGGACGAGTTCTCCGACGACCTCCTTGCCCTCGACGAGGTGTCCAAGCGATTCGTCTCTGGGTCGGATCGGACGGATATCGCCAATACCTGGGTAGACAGTCAGGCGGAGTATCGGCCGTCGGAACTGATCATCGAGGGCCAGCAGGTCATGCAGGATTGGGAAGCGCCCCTGATGAAGGCGATGGCCGACATCGTCACCGAACGACAGGGCGACGTGCTGGAGGTAGGGTTCGGCATGGGGATCTCAGCCACCTCCATTCAAGCGGGCCGGCCCCGGTCCCACACCATCATCGAGTGCAACCGCGAGGTCATGCGCGCCTTCGATGAGTGGGCCCGACGTTACCAGGGGCGCGACATCCGCCTCGTGCAGGGACGCTGGCAGGACGTGGTCGATGAGATCGGCCCCTTCGACGGAGTCTTCTTCGATACGTACCCCGCCAGCGAGGCGGAGTTCGAGGAGGCGGTAATCAACAGCATCAATTTCGCCGAGGGCTTCATTCCGGTCGCCGCCAAGCTGCTGCGCCCGGGCGGCGTGTTCACCTACTACACCAACGAGATCGATTCCTTCAGCCGGCGGCACCAACGGTTCCTGCTCAAGCACTTCGGGTCCTTCACGCTGAGCGTGGTTCGGTCGCTGCTGCCGCCGGACGACTGTCACTACTGGTGGGCCGACTCGATGGCCGTCGTCAAGGCGGTGAAGTGA